The genomic stretch GGTTTGCGGAGCAGGATGATAGCTATGATATTCAGCCATGCCATAAGGCCTACGCCTATATCACCCATGGTCCAGGCCATCTCTGCGGTTTTGATGGTGCCATAGAAAGTGGCTATCAAGATAGCAATTCTCAGAACCCATATTCCCCATCGGTTATTTGTCTTTCGGATCAAATAACTCAGGTTGGTCTCTGCGATATAGTAGTAAGCCATGATCGTGGTAAATGCAAAAAACAGTAAAGCCACAGCCACAAAACCAGCCCCTAGAGAAGGGAATTGTGAGGCTATTGCATACTGGGTGTATTCTGGCCCGAATGCAACACCGGGAAGGTTTTCGACCAGAAAACCTCCTTCAGGATCGATTACATTAAACTGACCGGTGAATAAAATCATCAATGCAGTTGAGGTACAGACAAAAAGCGTATCCACATACACTGAAAAGGACTGTACCAAGCCCTGCTTCACAGGGTGGCTTACTTCAGCTGCCGCAGCTGCATGCGGCGCTGTTCCCTGTCCTGCTTCATTGGAGTAAATGCCTCTTTTAACACCCCAGGCTATAGCCATACCGAATACTCCGCTAAAGGCAGCTTCCATATTGAAGGCTGATCTGAAGATTAGTGCAAAAACGGCAGGTACTTCGGTGATATTGATTGTAATAATGATCACGGCCATCAGGATATAAGCTCCGGCCATAAAGGGAATGACTACTTCGGCTACTTTACTGATTCTTTTTACTCCTCCTAGAATAATCAAGGCTAAAAGTGAAGTGACTAGAATGCCTGTCCAAACTACGGGAATGTCAAAAGCGTTTGCAACACTCAAAGCAATACTGTTACTCTGCACACCCGGCATAAAGATAGCTGTGGCCAAGATTGTGGCAAAAGCAAAAAGCATCGCATACCATTTCTTGCCTATTCCCTTCTCAATGTAGTAGGCAGGCCCTCCGCGATATTCTCCATCATTTACCTCCTTATAAATTTGTCCTAAGGTGGATTCTACAAATGCTGATGAAGCTCCCAAAAAAGCAATCACCCACATCCAGAAAATAGCCCCAGGGCCTCCCATGGCAATAGCTGTGGCTACTCCGGCAATATTTCCCGTTCCCACTCTTCCTGAGATGGCGATGGCAAACGCCTGGAAAGAGGTAACTCCTTCTTTGGATGATTCACCTTTAAACAGGAGTTGCACCATTTCTTTAAGGTAAGTGACCTGAAGAAATTTGGTGGCAAAAGAGAAATATACCCCGGCTGCCAGGCAAAGAAA from Algoriphagus sp. NG3 encodes the following:
- a CDS encoding alanine/glycine:cation symporter family protein is translated as MKEIVEAINAVVWSNALIFLCLAAGVYFSFATKFLQVTYLKEMVQLLFKGESSKEGVTSFQAFAIAISGRVGTGNIAGVATAIAMGGPGAIFWMWVIAFLGASSAFVESTLGQIYKEVNDGEYRGGPAYYIEKGIGKKWYAMLFAFATILATAIFMPGVQSNSIALSVANAFDIPVVWTGILVTSLLALIILGGVKRISKVAEVVIPFMAGAYILMAVIIITINITEVPAVFALIFRSAFNMEAAFSGVFGMAIAWGVKRGIYSNEAGQGTAPHAAAAAEVSHPVKQGLVQSFSVYVDTLFVCTSTALMILFTGQFNVIDPEGGFLVENLPGVAFGPEYTQYAIASQFPSLGAGFVAVALLFFAFTTIMAYYYIAETNLSYLIRKTNNRWGIWVLRIAILIATFYGTIKTAEMAWTMGDIGVGLMAWLNIIAIILLRKPAFKALADYKKQKKQGKDPVFVAKDAGIENADFWK